In uncultured Ilyobacter sp., a genomic segment contains:
- a CDS encoding aminotransferase class IV, with protein MNYLNGKYTETSFSEGELYGTGIFETICIYNNKPEYLLDHYERLSNGCHSLDISFEMTYEEFQELIFDHVLKSKLDNFALRFTLLKRGPGYDLLIGSRKLVYTDEDYQRGFSLKTSLLRKNPTSPLTYIKSTCYFDNLTSLKNSRSLGFDESIHLNFKEEICEGAISNIFFVEDGRVKTPAVDCGLLPGIMRAKVIEKLKKNNIPCEEGHYHLSRLIGADEVFITNSLMHVMWINKLDDKVYQKRKITDKISNFFNKK; from the coding sequence ATGAATTACTTAAACGGGAAATATACAGAAACTTCCTTCTCAGAGGGAGAACTCTATGGAACTGGAATCTTTGAGACTATCTGCATCTACAACAATAAACCTGAATACCTTTTAGACCACTATGAGAGACTTTCTAATGGATGCCATTCTTTAGACATTTCATTTGAAATGACTTATGAAGAGTTTCAAGAGCTTATATTTGATCATGTTTTAAAATCTAAACTAGATAATTTCGCCCTTAGGTTTACGCTATTGAAAAGGGGACCCGGCTATGACCTTTTAATAGGCAGCAGAAAATTAGTCTATACAGATGAGGATTATCAAAGGGGATTTTCTTTAAAAACTTCTCTTTTGAGAAAAAATCCCACTTCGCCTCTAACTTATATAAAGAGCACCTGTTATTTTGATAATCTAACGTCTTTAAAAAACTCAAGATCTTTAGGATTTGATGAATCTATTCATTTAAACTTTAAGGAAGAGATTTGCGAGGGAGCAATAAGCAATATTTTTTTTGTAGAGGACGGCAGAGTAAAAACTCCGGCAGTGGATTGCGGACTCCTGCCTGGAATTATGAGGGCAAAAGTTATTGAAAAATTAAAAAAAAATAACATCCCCTGTGAGGAAGGACATTATCATCTCTCACGGCTTATAGGGGCTGATGAAGTTTTCATTACAAACTCTCTAATGCATGTGATGTGGATCAATAAGCTAGATGATAAGGTCTATCAAAAAAGAAAAATCACAGATAAAATATCAAATTTCTTCAATAAAAAATAA
- a CDS encoding aldolase/citrate lyase family protein gives MLELKLRRSMLFMPGNNPGMLQTAVDFGADAIILDLEDAVSLTEKDAARILVREALKVNDYSSVEVVVRINPLSTPFAEDDIDVIARLNPDAILLPKAVPEDVKILDEKLSKIEEEEGLEKGSIKIHCLVETTYGVETVYETIKACSRIEAVLLGGEDLAADLAVKRTKSSEEIFYARTKVVNVCKALKIDAIDTPFTDTNDYSGLRMDTEKVKGLGFSGKLSINPRQIDTIHEVYSPSEADINYALRVMYAQDEAEKEGLGVFSLDGKMVDLPVINRAKQTLDVARLIGLIK, from the coding sequence GTGTTGGAATTGAAACTTAGAAGAAGTATGTTATTCATGCCTGGAAATAACCCTGGGATGCTTCAAACTGCTGTGGATTTTGGAGCAGATGCAATAATCCTTGATCTAGAAGACGCTGTTTCTCTAACAGAAAAAGACGCAGCAAGGATATTGGTAAGAGAAGCTCTTAAGGTTAATGACTATTCATCTGTAGAAGTAGTTGTTAGAATAAATCCACTGTCTACTCCTTTTGCAGAGGACGATATAGATGTAATAGCCAGATTAAATCCAGATGCAATATTACTGCCGAAGGCTGTACCAGAAGATGTGAAAATTCTAGATGAAAAACTTTCCAAGATAGAAGAGGAAGAAGGGTTGGAAAAAGGAAGTATAAAAATTCACTGCCTTGTGGAGACCACTTACGGAGTAGAGACAGTGTATGAAACTATAAAAGCCTGTTCGAGAATAGAAGCTGTACTTTTGGGGGGAGAAGACCTTGCTGCAGACCTTGCAGTGAAGAGAACGAAAAGTTCAGAAGAAATATTTTACGCCAGAACTAAAGTTGTAAATGTCTGTAAAGCTTTGAAAATAGACGCCATAGACACTCCTTTTACCGATACAAATGACTATAGCGGACTAAGGATGGATACGGAAAAAGTAAAAGGCCTTGGTTTCAGTGGTAAACTTTCCATAAATCCAAGACAGATAGATACAATTCACGAAGTATATTCACCGAGTGAGGCAGACATAAATTATGCCCTCAGAGTGATGTATGCACAGGATGAAGCAGAAAAAGAAGGACTAGGAGTATTCTCTTTAGATGGTAAAATGGTCGATCTGCCTGTAATAAACAGAGCTAAGCAGACTCTTGATGTAGCAAGACTTATAGGTCTTATAAAATAA
- a CDS encoding methylaspartate ammonia-lyase, whose protein sequence is MKIIDIVCSEGRTGFYFDDQKAIKNGAVIDGVNYVGEPVTPGFSSIRQAGESISVMFVLEDGQVSHGDCAAVQYSGAGGRDPLFLAADFIPVIMEKIAPKLIGRELTSFRELAEEIDRMEIDGKKLHTAIRYGITQTILDAVAKSRKITMAEVIKEEYSTGLEVTRRPIFTQSGDDRKNNADKMIIKGADVMPHALINNVDTKLGKDGSLLKDYVAWLRDRVLSLRTDENYSPTFHIDVYGTIGMAFDQDIKAQADYIATLAEAASPFALRIEGPMDVDDRDKQIEALAALTAEVDARSINVELVADEWCNTLEDIKLFADNKAGHVVQIKTPDLGGVNNIAEAILYCNEKGIGSYSGGTCNETNRSAEVTTNIAMACGALQVLAKPGMGVDEGFMIVNNEMNRVMALINRRK, encoded by the coding sequence ATGAAAATTATAGATATCGTTTGTTCAGAAGGAAGAACTGGATTTTACTTTGATGACCAAAAAGCTATAAAAAATGGAGCTGTAATCGACGGTGTAAATTATGTAGGGGAGCCTGTAACTCCAGGATTTTCAAGTATAAGACAAGCTGGAGAATCTATATCAGTTATGTTTGTTTTAGAAGATGGGCAAGTGTCTCATGGAGACTGTGCAGCAGTGCAATACTCTGGTGCAGGAGGAAGAGACCCACTATTCTTGGCTGCAGATTTTATTCCTGTAATAATGGAAAAAATCGCTCCTAAATTAATCGGAAGAGAATTAACAAGCTTTAGAGAGCTAGCCGAAGAAATTGACAGAATGGAGATCGACGGTAAAAAACTTCATACAGCTATAAGATACGGAATTACACAAACAATCTTAGATGCAGTTGCTAAATCTAGAAAAATAACTATGGCTGAAGTTATAAAAGAGGAATACTCTACAGGCTTAGAAGTAACAAGGAGACCTATATTTACACAATCTGGAGATGACAGAAAAAATAATGCTGACAAAATGATTATAAAAGGTGCAGATGTAATGCCACATGCACTTATAAATAATGTAGATACTAAACTTGGTAAGGATGGGTCACTTCTCAAGGATTACGTAGCATGGCTTAGAGACAGAGTGTTATCCCTAAGAACAGATGAAAACTACAGTCCGACATTCCATATAGATGTATACGGAACTATTGGAATGGCATTTGATCAGGATATCAAAGCTCAGGCTGACTATATCGCAACTCTAGCAGAGGCAGCTTCGCCTTTTGCCCTAAGAATAGAAGGTCCTATGGACGTAGATGACAGAGATAAACAGATCGAAGCCTTAGCAGCTTTAACAGCTGAAGTAGATGCAAGAAGTATAAATGTAGAGCTTGTGGCAGATGAGTGGTGCAATACTTTAGAGGATATTAAACTATTTGCTGACAACAAAGCAGGACATGTAGTTCAAATAAAAACTCCAGATTTAGGAGGAGTAAATAATATTGCTGAAGCGATCCTTTACTGTAATGAAAAAGGTATAGGTTCTTATTCTGGAGGAACTTGTAACGAAACAAACAGATCTGCTGAAGTAACTACTAACATAGCAATGGCTTGTGGAGCACTTCAAGTACTTGCTAAACCTGGAATGGGTGTAGATGAAGGATTCATGATCGTAAATAACGAAATGAACAGAGTAATGGCACTTATCAACAGAAGAAAGTAG
- a CDS encoding aminodeoxychorismate/anthranilate synthase component II yields the protein MILMIDNYDSFTYNLVQYLSQLGEKIVVKRNDEITLQEITKLSPNMIVISPGPCTPDDAGISLEVIKKFKGKIPILGICLGHQSIAQVFGAKIIKASEPVHGKVHKITHNNTGVFQNLNNPLKVTRYHSLIVDKKSLPECLEITAFGPKEEIMGLKHKTYLIEGVQFHPEAILTEQGLELLQNFLKESNSFWGYKC from the coding sequence ATGATATTAATGATAGACAACTATGATTCTTTTACCTATAATCTCGTCCAGTATCTTTCGCAACTGGGGGAAAAAATTGTAGTAAAAAGAAATGATGAGATAACACTACAAGAGATCACAAAACTCTCTCCAAACATGATAGTAATATCTCCAGGACCCTGCACACCAGACGATGCAGGAATAAGTCTTGAAGTTATAAAAAAATTCAAGGGAAAAATCCCAATACTTGGAATCTGCTTAGGACATCAGTCAATAGCCCAGGTATTCGGAGCAAAAATTATAAAGGCATCAGAGCCTGTCCACGGAAAGGTTCATAAGATAACTCATAATAACACAGGAGTCTTTCAGAACCTCAACAACCCACTAAAGGTTACAAGGTACCACTCCCTTATTGTAGATAAAAAATCCTTGCCAGAATGTCTTGAGATCACAGCCTTTGGACCAAAGGAAGAGATCATGGGGCTGAAACATAAAACCTATCTTATTGAGGGAGTTCAGTTTCACCCCGAGGCAATACTTACAGAACAGGGTCTAGAATTACTGCAAAACTTTTTGAAAGAGTCCAATAGTTTCTGGGGGTACAAATGCTGA
- the glmL gene encoding methylaspartate mutase accessory protein GlmL — protein MKVYLTIDFGSTYTKLTAIDIDNEVILATSKDITTIEDDIMKGYNKAFESLKSEISKKVNFDEVDFVKKIACSSAAGGLKMFAIGLVPDLTVEAAKKAALGAGARVIKTYSYELSHREMKEIKESSADIILLAGGTDGGNKDCVLHNAKMIGEFGIEVPVVVAGNKSAVDEIEEVFKEKGIDYQVAENVLPQLKKLNVEPTREEIRKVFMNKIVEAKGLKNAEELVGDIVMPTPAAVLKAAQVLADGTDEESGLGDLIIVDIGGATTDIHSIGKGEPTQPGVVLKGLEDPYSKRSVEGDLGMRYSALSLLEAAGSKKLRNYLKDSERKIDIKERCLYRHDNIKMVPSSKEDFKFDESMAKAATELAMKRHCGFLECIYTPMGTMYHQTGKDLMEAPYIIGTGGVIVHSENPSHILKAGNFDAGEPIYLRPKNPKFLIDKSYILSAMGLFAQEMPDMAVRIMKKYLVEAN, from the coding sequence ATGAAAGTATATCTTACTATAGATTTTGGGAGCACCTACACGAAGCTTACAGCTATAGATATAGATAATGAAGTTATATTGGCAACCTCTAAAGATATCACCACAATAGAAGATGATATCATGAAAGGTTACAACAAGGCCTTTGAAAGTTTAAAAAGTGAAATAAGTAAAAAAGTTAATTTTGATGAAGTTGACTTCGTAAAAAAAATAGCATGTTCATCAGCTGCTGGTGGACTTAAGATGTTTGCTATAGGGCTTGTTCCTGATCTTACAGTTGAAGCGGCTAAAAAAGCGGCCCTTGGAGCAGGAGCGAGGGTTATAAAAACTTATTCTTACGAACTCAGTCACAGAGAAATGAAGGAGATAAAAGAATCTAGTGCAGATATAATCCTCTTGGCTGGAGGAACAGACGGCGGGAATAAGGACTGTGTACTTCATAATGCAAAAATGATAGGCGAATTTGGTATAGAGGTTCCTGTAGTAGTGGCTGGTAACAAATCAGCTGTAGACGAGATCGAAGAGGTCTTTAAGGAAAAGGGAATCGACTATCAGGTAGCTGAAAATGTTTTGCCTCAGCTGAAAAAACTCAATGTAGAACCTACGAGAGAAGAGATCAGAAAAGTCTTCATGAATAAAATCGTAGAAGCTAAAGGACTTAAGAATGCGGAAGAATTGGTAGGGGATATAGTGATGCCAACTCCTGCAGCAGTTCTAAAAGCAGCACAGGTTCTAGCAGATGGTACTGATGAGGAATCAGGACTAGGAGATTTAATAATAGTAGATATAGGAGGGGCGACTACAGATATACACTCTATAGGAAAAGGTGAACCTACACAACCTGGTGTTGTACTCAAGGGACTAGAAGACCCTTATTCAAAGAGGAGTGTAGAGGGAGACCTGGGAATGAGGTATTCTGCACTTTCGCTACTAGAAGCAGCTGGATCAAAAAAACTGAGAAATTATTTAAAAGATTCAGAAAGAAAAATAGATATAAAAGAGAGATGCCTTTACAGGCATGACAATATAAAGATGGTTCCTTCTAGCAAAGAAGATTTTAAATTTGATGAATCGATGGCAAAAGCTGCCACAGAATTGGCTATGAAGAGGCATTGCGGATTCTTAGAGTGCATCTACACCCCTATGGGGACCATGTATCACCAGACTGGTAAAGATTTGATGGAAGCGCCTTATATAATAGGTACGGGTGGAGTGATTGTTCATAGTGAAAATCCTTCTCATATACTAAAGGCGGGAAACTTTGATGCAGGGGAACCGATATATCTGAGACCTAAAAATCCAAAATTCTTAATAGACAAATCGTATATACTTTCGGCAATGGGACTGTTTGCTCAGGAGATGCCAGATATGGCAGTCAGAATTATGAAAAAATATTTAGTAGAAGCTAATTAA
- the glmS gene encoding methylaspartate mutase subunit S encodes MKKNGKKVVIGVIGSDCHAVGNKIIDHVLAKQGFDVVNIGVLSPQEDFINAAVETNADAIIVSSLYGHGELDCQGMREKCQEAGLKDIALYVGGNIVVGKQTWEDVEKRFEAMGFDRVYAPGTPIEITAEDLKKDLSIA; translated from the coding sequence ATGAAAAAAAATGGAAAGAAAGTTGTAATAGGGGTAATAGGATCTGACTGTCATGCTGTAGGAAACAAGATAATCGATCATGTATTGGCGAAACAAGGTTTTGATGTTGTGAATATAGGGGTGCTATCTCCTCAAGAGGACTTTATAAATGCAGCAGTGGAAACAAATGCTGACGCTATAATTGTCTCTTCACTTTATGGGCACGGAGAACTAGATTGTCAGGGAATGAGAGAAAAATGCCAAGAAGCTGGGCTAAAAGATATCGCTCTTTATGTGGGTGGAAATATAGTAGTTGGAAAGCAAACTTGGGAAGATGTTGAAAAGAGATTTGAAGCTATGGGATTTGACAGAGTATATGCTCCAGGAACTCCTATTGAAATCACGGCTGAGGACCTCAAAAAAGATTTGTCAATCGCATAG
- the citF gene encoding citrate lyase subunit alpha → MKNILGREIPDYIEGYGEVKHYQGYLAGKGEKLKRAFKFKNMLPGEEKLYRGLETLMDKLPLKNGMVLSFHHHLRNGDYVLNMVMDEIAKRGYKDITIAASSIFPCHKDIVRHIENGVVTQIYAAYISGPVAEAISAGKLAKPAVMHTHGGRARIMESGDLSVDFAFIAAPTSDEYGNINGVDGKSACGALGYAHSDAQCADITIAITDNLVEYPNPRFEIDQTLIDYVVVVDAIGDPNGIVSGTTQITKNPIGLRIASLTSKFIKDSGYFKDGMSFQTGAGGISLAVAAEVREQMKKDEICGSFASGGITGYIVDMYKDGLFKSLFDVQCFDLEAIKSAKENPEHITMSASMYANSDNKGAVVNKLDVVILGATEMDTNFNVNVTTTSDGKIMGGSGGHSDTSAGSKLSIIVSQLVNSRISVIKDKVTTVTTPGETVDVLVTEKGIAINPKRTDLIERFKDSNLPIKTIEELQQIAESMTGKPKEIEFGDKIVAVVEYRDGTVVDVIKDMKA, encoded by the coding sequence ATGAAAAATATTTTGGGGAGAGAAATTCCCGATTATATAGAGGGTTATGGTGAAGTAAAACATTACCAAGGTTATCTGGCCGGTAAAGGTGAGAAATTAAAGAGAGCTTTTAAATTTAAAAATATGTTACCAGGTGAAGAGAAATTATACAGAGGCTTAGAAACTCTTATGGATAAGCTTCCTTTAAAAAACGGAATGGTTTTATCTTTTCACCACCATTTGAGAAACGGAGATTATGTCCTGAACATGGTGATGGATGAAATCGCAAAAAGAGGATATAAAGATATTACTATAGCTGCAAGTTCGATATTTCCATGTCATAAGGATATTGTAAGACACATAGAAAACGGCGTAGTTACACAAATATATGCTGCTTATATATCAGGACCTGTGGCTGAGGCTATATCAGCTGGTAAGTTAGCTAAGCCAGCTGTGATGCATACACACGGAGGAAGAGCCAGAATTATGGAATCTGGTGACTTAAGTGTTGATTTTGCATTTATAGCAGCTCCTACTTCAGATGAATATGGAAATATAAATGGAGTAGACGGAAAATCTGCCTGCGGAGCCCTGGGTTATGCTCATTCTGATGCTCAGTGTGCAGATATTACAATAGCTATAACCGACAACTTGGTAGAGTATCCAAATCCTAGATTTGAAATTGACCAGACACTCATAGATTATGTTGTGGTTGTGGATGCCATCGGAGATCCTAACGGAATCGTATCTGGGACCACTCAGATAACGAAAAATCCCATAGGACTTAGGATAGCTTCACTTACTTCAAAATTTATAAAAGACTCAGGTTATTTTAAAGATGGTATGAGTTTTCAAACTGGTGCAGGAGGTATCTCTCTAGCTGTAGCTGCAGAAGTAAGAGAACAGATGAAAAAAGATGAAATATGCGGTAGTTTTGCTTCTGGTGGAATCACTGGCTATATAGTTGATATGTATAAAGACGGGCTTTTTAAATCACTTTTTGATGTCCAGTGTTTTGACCTTGAGGCCATCAAATCTGCAAAGGAAAATCCTGAGCATATAACTATGTCAGCATCTATGTATGCAAATTCTGACAATAAAGGTGCAGTTGTAAATAAGTTGGACGTAGTTATATTGGGAGCCACTGAGATGGATACTAACTTTAACGTCAATGTAACCACAACTTCAGACGGAAAAATCATGGGAGGTTCTGGAGGTCACAGTGATACTTCTGCAGGGTCAAAACTTTCCATTATAGTTTCCCAACTTGTAAATTCAAGAATTTCCGTAATAAAGGATAAAGTTACTACGGTAACAACTCCAGGAGAAACTGTAGACGTACTTGTAACAGAAAAGGGTATAGCTATAAATCCAAAAAGAACCGATCTTATAGAAAGGTTTAAAGATTCTAACCTGCCGATAAAAACAATAGAGGAACTTCAGCAAATTGCCGAATCTATGACTGGGAAACCAAAGGAGATAGAGTTTGGTGACAAGATAGTAGCAGTTGTAGAATATAGAGACGGTACAGTGGTAGACGTAATAAAAGATATGAAAGCATAA
- a CDS encoding methylaspartate mutase subunit E: MKLKFNRWTEEEFMKVREEVLKQWPTGSEVNLDEAVAYHKALPDHKNFAKKLVDAKEKGITLAQPRAGVALIDEHIELLNFLDEKGGADLLPSTIDSYTRQNKYEECERGIIESRRAGRSLLNGFPGVNHGIEGCRKVVESVNLPLQLRHGTPDARLLSEIMIASGFTSNEGGGISYNIPYAKSVSLERTLLDWQYVDRLIGWYEEQGVSINREPFGPLTGTLVPPSMSNVVQILECLLAAEQGVKNITLGYGQCGNLIQDVAAIRALREQAEEYCEEMRYENMMITTVFHQWMGGFPEDEAKAFGVISNASVSAALSGATKVIVKTPHEAIGIPTKEANAEGIKTTKMVLNLLEGQTLSDSEELNTEVELIKKEVKAIMDKVAELGDGDLAVGTVKAIESGVIDIPFAPSMYNAGKMLPARDNQGKIRYLEVGNVPFSQEIIDFNKSALEERASFENREVGFQLTVDDIFAVSKGKLIGRPE, encoded by the coding sequence ATGAAGTTAAAGTTTAATAGGTGGACAGAAGAAGAGTTCATGAAGGTAAGAGAAGAGGTACTAAAGCAATGGCCAACAGGATCGGAAGTTAATCTTGATGAGGCTGTGGCTTACCATAAAGCTTTACCTGATCATAAGAACTTTGCTAAGAAGCTAGTAGATGCAAAAGAGAAAGGAATAACACTTGCACAACCAAGAGCGGGAGTTGCACTTATAGACGAGCATATTGAACTTCTTAACTTTTTAGATGAAAAAGGGGGAGCAGATCTTCTTCCTTCAACAATAGATTCTTACACTAGACAAAATAAATATGAAGAGTGTGAAAGAGGTATAATAGAATCAAGAAGAGCCGGAAGATCTCTACTTAATGGATTCCCAGGTGTAAACCACGGAATAGAAGGATGTAGAAAGGTAGTAGAATCTGTAAATCTTCCTCTTCAATTGAGACATGGAACTCCAGATGCAAGATTACTTTCTGAAATTATGATAGCTTCAGGATTCACTTCAAATGAAGGTGGAGGAATATCTTATAACATTCCTTATGCAAAATCAGTGTCTCTAGAAAGAACACTTTTAGACTGGCAATATGTTGACAGACTGATCGGATGGTATGAAGAGCAGGGAGTATCAATTAATAGAGAGCCATTTGGACCGTTAACTGGAACATTAGTTCCACCAAGTATGTCAAATGTAGTTCAAATTCTTGAGTGTCTACTTGCTGCTGAGCAAGGAGTAAAAAACATAACACTTGGATATGGTCAATGTGGAAATCTGATACAAGACGTTGCTGCAATAAGGGCTTTGAGAGAACAAGCTGAAGAATACTGTGAAGAGATGAGATATGAGAATATGATGATAACAACAGTATTCCACCAGTGGATGGGTGGATTCCCTGAGGACGAAGCAAAAGCATTTGGAGTTATCTCAAATGCATCGGTTTCTGCAGCACTTTCAGGAGCTACTAAAGTAATAGTTAAAACTCCTCATGAAGCAATAGGGATACCTACAAAAGAGGCAAATGCTGAAGGGATAAAAACTACTAAAATGGTTCTTAATTTATTAGAGGGACAGACTCTTTCTGATTCTGAAGAATTAAATACTGAAGTTGAACTTATTAAAAAAGAAGTTAAGGCTATAATGGATAAAGTTGCTGAATTAGGTGACGGAGATTTAGCTGTAGGTACTGTTAAAGCAATAGAGAGTGGAGTTATAGATATTCCGTTTGCTCCATCTATGTATAATGCAGGAAAAATGCTTCCTGCAAGAGATAACCAAGGAAAAATAAGATACTTAGAAGTAGGAAATGTTCCTTTCTCTCAAGAAATAATTGATTTTAATAAATCTGCCCTTGAAGAAAGAGCCTCATTTGAAAATAGAGAAGTTGGCTTCCAGCTAACTGTAGATGATATATTTGCTGTATCAAAAGGGAAACTTATTGGAAGACCTGAGTAA
- a CDS encoding HAD hydrolase-like protein, producing the protein MIRNVVFDLGQVLFRFTPKQYLEKEFSQDKRDLIYKEVFRDKEWKDLSRGLINSEEAAKRISSKSSVSYEEAKKILDERKSFITPIEDNLKILENLGNNGYRIFLLADFHEDLLDEYLSEIPMLQQVYGKVISCKVNILKSEKEIYNYFLKKYQLIPKETLLIDDSKQNISNAGYFGIRGIVLKKPEDLSTELEKLEIL; encoded by the coding sequence ATGATAAGAAACGTAGTTTTTGATTTAGGACAGGTACTTTTTAGATTCACCCCAAAACAATACCTAGAAAAAGAATTCAGCCAGGATAAAAGAGATTTAATATACAAAGAGGTCTTCAGAGACAAAGAGTGGAAGGACTTAAGCAGAGGCTTAATCAATAGCGAGGAAGCTGCAAAGAGAATTTCTTCTAAGTCCTCTGTTTCCTACGAGGAAGCAAAAAAAATATTGGACGAGAGAAAAAGCTTTATCACTCCTATAGAGGATAATCTGAAAATATTAGAAAACCTTGGGAACAATGGTTACAGAATATTTCTTCTCGCCGACTTTCATGAAGATCTTTTAGATGAGTACCTTTCTGAAATACCTATGCTCCAACAGGTCTATGGAAAAGTCATCTCATGTAAAGTAAATATATTGAAATCTGAAAAAGAAATATATAATTATTTTTTAAAAAAATATCAGCTCATTCCCAAAGAAACCCTTCTCATAGACGATTCAAAACAAAATATATCAAATGCTGGATATTTCGGCATAAGAGGAATTGTTTTAAAAAAACCAGAGGACCTTTCCACGGAACTTGAAAAATTAGAAATACTTTAA
- the citD gene encoding citrate lyase acyl carrier protein yields the protein MTINKPSKAGTLESNDIYVMLMPGENGIDIELESIVEKQFGEDIRRAIKEKLQEMGITSVIVKAQDKGALDYTIKSRIEAAVTRGL from the coding sequence ATGACTATTAATAAACCTTCTAAAGCTGGGACTTTAGAATCTAACGATATTTATGTAATGCTCATGCCTGGTGAAAATGGAATTGATATTGAGCTAGAGAGTATCGTAGAAAAGCAATTTGGAGAGGATATAAGAAGAGCAATAAAAGAAAAACTACAGGAAATGGGGATAACTTCGGTAATAGTGAAGGCTCAGGATAAGGGAGCTCTTGACTATACAATTAAATCAAGAATTGAAGCTGCTGTTACAAGAGGACTGTAA
- the pabB gene encoding aminodeoxychorismate synthase component I gives MLIKELVTSLDAGNLFKKFKDDRYPIILESQKDPEKLGRYSFIMSDPFLVIKSKGDNIEIGEENGKRTAEGNPLDVLQELLEKYKTDEKSDIPFTGGAAGFLSYDLCHHIESLPKTVTDDVDIPDLFLGFYDGILAVDHLKNKKYFIAHGFQEPADKIIEKLKIKTEKEIEIHQDKTDEKETVFHSNMDKRSYLSSIQKVKDYIYSGDIYQINFTQRFNCLLNRHPYTIYERLRSTNPAPFASYMNFGEGEIICCSPERFIQVRNGVIETRPIKGTIARGTTLKEDMINRKILETSEKDKSELLMIVDLERNDIGRISETGSVKVTELFSIEEYATLFQQVATITGKLKSDISTADILKATFPGGSITGAPKIRAMEIIDELEPTARNIYTGSIGYIAFDGSIDLNIVIRTILCKENKAYFQVGGGIVWDSDPESEYQESLLKGKALKEALMWRG, from the coding sequence ATGCTGATAAAAGAACTTGTAACCAGCCTCGATGCTGGGAATCTTTTTAAAAAATTTAAAGATGACAGATATCCGATTATTTTAGAGAGTCAAAAAGATCCTGAAAAACTTGGAAGGTACAGCTTTATTATGTCTGATCCCTTTCTTGTGATAAAATCAAAGGGAGACAACATAGAGATCGGCGAAGAGAACGGCAAAAGAACTGCAGAAGGAAATCCCTTAGATGTTCTGCAAGAACTTTTGGAAAAGTACAAGACAGATGAAAAATCTGACATTCCTTTTACAGGAGGGGCCGCTGGCTTTTTGTCATATGACCTCTGTCATCATATAGAATCTCTTCCTAAAACAGTGACAGATGATGTGGATATTCCTGATCTTTTCTTAGGATTTTACGACGGTATCTTAGCAGTAGATCACCTGAAAAACAAAAAGTATTTCATAGCCCACGGGTTCCAAGAACCGGCTGACAAAATAATAGAAAAATTGAAAATCAAAACAGAAAAAGAAATAGAGATTCATCAAGATAAAACAGATGAAAAAGAAACTGTATTCCATAGTAATATGGATAAAAGATCCTATCTTAGCTCTATTCAGAAGGTAAAGGACTACATATATTCTGGAGATATATACCAGATTAATTTCACTCAGAGATTTAATTGCCTACTTAATAGGCACCCCTATACCATCTACGAGAGACTGAGGTCTACAAACCCCGCCCCCTTTGCAAGTTATATGAATTTTGGTGAGGGGGAGATTATCTGCTGTTCTCCAGAAAGATTTATACAGGTTAGGAACGGGGTAATAGAAACCAGACCCATAAAAGGAACCATCGCCAGGGGAACCACTCTAAAAGAGGATATGATAAACAGAAAAATTTTAGAAACCAGCGAAAAGGATAAGTCTGAGCTACTTATGATCGTGGATCTAGAAAGAAATGATATAGGTAGGATATCAGAGACTGGAAGTGTAAAAGTCACAGAACTTTTCAGTATAGAGGAATATGCCACTCTATTTCAACAGGTAGCAACTATTACAGGAAAATTAAAAAGCGATATTTCTACAGCAGATATTTTAAAAGCCACCTTCCCCGGTGGTTCCATAACTGGAGCCCCAAAGATAAGGGCCATGGAGATAATCGATGAATTAGAACCTACAGCCAGAAACATTTATACTGGATCTATCGGGTATATAGCATTTGATGGCAGTATTGATCTAAATATTGTTATACGTACGATTCTTTGCAAAGAAAACAAAGCTTATTTCCAGGTAGGCGGTGGAATAGTCTGGGATTCTGACCCAGAAAGTGAATACCAAGAGAGCCTTTTAAAGGGAAAAGCCCTTAAAGAAGCTCTTATGTGGAGGGGATAG